A genome region from [Limnothrix rosea] IAM M-220 includes the following:
- the bfr gene encoding bacterioferritin, translating into MQGKSAINVQLNAVLKSQLTAINQFFLHARMAKNWGLEKLNGQEYKYSIKAMKQADVLIERILFFGGLPNLQSLGRLMIGEDVPEVLSNELATAQTIRTELAAVIQFCEQEQDYVSRDLLSEILEETEEQIDWFETQQWLIENSGLQNYLQSMV; encoded by the coding sequence ATGCAAGGAAAATCTGCCATTAATGTGCAACTTAATGCTGTACTAAAATCACAACTAACAGCGATTAACCAGTTCTTTCTTCACGCGAGAATGGCCAAGAACTGGGGTCTAGAAAAGCTCAACGGGCAGGAATATAAATATTCAATTAAGGCAATGAAGCAGGCCGATGTCTTAATTGAGCGAATTCTGTTTTTTGGTGGCTTGCCAAATCTCCAGAGTTTGGGTCGCTTGATGATCGGTGAAGATGTCCCAGAAGTGCTCAGTAATGAGTTGGCGACGGCTCAGACAATCCGTACTGAGTTGGCTGCTGTGATTCAATTTTGCGAGCAGGAGCAGGATTATGTCAGCCGCGACCTACTGTCAGAAATCTTAGAGGAAACAGAGGAGCAAATTGACTGGTTTGAGACGCAGCAATGGCTCATTGAAAATTCTGGTTTGCAAAATTATTTGCAATCTATGGTTTAG
- the bfr gene encoding bacterioferritin, whose amino-acid sequence MKGNQKVLEQLHKLLRNELGARDQYFTHSRMFQDWGLNKLYERIDHEMQDETAHAALLIERILFLEDTPDLSSQPGLNIGKTVPEMLQNDLDYEYKVVADLKEAIAVCETEQDYQTREILLPILTDTEQDHAYWLEQQLGLIEKIGLQNYLQSQM is encoded by the coding sequence ATGAAAGGTAATCAAAAAGTCCTAGAACAATTACATAAGCTTTTGCGTAATGAGCTTGGTGCTAGAGATCAGTATTTTACGCATTCGCGCATGTTTCAAGATTGGGGCTTGAATAAGCTCTATGAGCGGATTGACCATGAGATGCAGGATGAAACTGCCCATGCGGCACTGTTGATTGAACGGATTCTTTTTTTGGAAGATACGCCGGATCTTTCTAGTCAGCCGGGCTTGAATATTGGTAAGACTGTGCCTGAGATGCTTCAAAATGACCTTGATTATGAATATAAGGTGGTGGCAGATCTCAAGGAGGCGATCGCCGTGTGTGAGACGGAGCAGGATTATCAAACGAGAGAAATTTTGTTACCGATTTTGACGGATACAGAGCAAGACCATGCTTACTGGCTGGAGCAGCAACTAGGTCTGATCGAAAAGATTGGCCTACAAAACTATCTGCAATCGCAAATGTAA